One genomic region from Mytilus trossulus isolate FHL-02 chromosome 9, PNRI_Mtr1.1.1.hap1, whole genome shotgun sequence encodes:
- the LOC134684711 gene encoding homeobox protein Wariai-like, with the protein METKQPNGSAPSAENDIVPAAALLTASRSGNLKNIEYFLHHDYDVNICDKNNETPLYIACKSGHIEIVKLLLKNKCKTNILNKNDQTAMHEAARKGFTEIVLLLLKYKIHKCDLDILNKKSETPLFMASILGHSEIVKLLLQYKCDPNLANWNNDTPLHVAVTEGYTEVVGHLLKYKCNPDIMNNQNETPLYIASFLGFSEIVKLFLEHNGNPTVPHAKSPLKAASTECHHDVVELLTNYRPPSCKSFVCSIL; encoded by the coding sequence ATGGAAACCAAACAACCCAACGGGAGTGCTCCTAGTGCCGAAAATGATATCGTACCAGCAGCCGCTTTGTTGACAGCTTCAAGAAgtggaaatttgaaaaatattgaatattttttacaccATGACTACGATGTTAATATTTGCGATAAAAACAACGAAACACCACTATACATAGCGTGTAAATCGGGACACATCGAGATAGTCAAACTTCTCTTGaagaacaaatgtaaaacaaatatcctTAATAAGAACGACCAAACAGCTATGCATGAAGCTGCGAGAAAAGGATTTACTGAAATAGTTCTTctattattgaaatataaaatacacaagTGTGACCTTGACATACTTAACAAGAAAAGTGAAACGCCATTGTTCATGGCTTCCATATTGGGCCATAGTGAAATTGTAAAATTACTGTTGCAATATAAATGTGATCCTAATTTAGCTAACTGGAATAATGATACTCCTTTGCATGTAGCTGTAACGGAGGGTTACACGGAGGTCGTTGGACATTtattgaaatacaaatgtaacCCAGATATCATGAACAACCAAAACGAAACACCTTTATACATAGCCTCATTTTTAGGGTTTTCCGAAATAGTGAAGCTGTTTTTAGAACACAATGGTAATCCGACAGTACCTCATGCCAAATCTCCATTGAAGGCGGCCTCAACCGAGTGCCATCACGACGTTGTTGAATTATTGACAAACTATCGTCCTCCATCTTGTAAATCGTTTGTCTGTAGCATTCTATGA